Proteins encoded within one genomic window of Humulus lupulus chromosome 1, drHumLupu1.1, whole genome shotgun sequence:
- the LOC133824780 gene encoding uncharacterized protein LOC133824780 produces the protein MEDYETVALIKKCSEIIQKKLLQKLRDPGSFTIPCTIGNIHCERALCDLGASIDLMSLSVFRRLDLGEARPTTVTLQLVDRSLTHPRGIIEDVLVKVDKFIFPANFIVLDMEEDEKVPIILGRPVLATGQALIDVQKGELRLRVQGNEVVFNVFKSLKYPSATDSCFSVRVLEEQGEAVKSIEDPHELSLVASEEECDRTEASEYVKWLISSGKIYKKIYEELGQILEIPLPSIEKSPVLELKTLPDYNALDNQDHVWYMGSQK, from the exons atggaggattatgaaaccGTCGCATTAATAAAAAAGTGTAGTGaaattattcaaaagaaacttcttcaaaagttaagagatccagGTAGCTtcactataccttgcaccattgggaacATTCATTGTGAGagggctttatgtgatttgggtgcaAGCATTGATTTAATGTCATTATCCGTATTTAGAAGACTTGAtttgggggaagctagacccACTACAGTTACTCTTCAATTGGTTGATCGTTCATTAACACATCCCCGAGGTATTATTGAAGACGTTCTTGTCAAAGTGGACAAGTTCATTTTTCCCGCTAATTTCattgtattagatatggaggaagatgagaaGGTGCCTATTATATTGGGAAGACCAGTTTTAGCCACCGGTCAAGCTTTGATAGATGTTCAGAAGGGCGAGTTAAGGCTCAGAGTACAAGGTaatgaggttgtttttaatgtCTTTAAATCCTTGAAATACCCTTCAGCTACTGACAGTTGTTTCAGTGTTCGTGTATTGGAGGAACAAGGTGAAGCGGTCAAGTCTATTGAGGATCCACATGAGTTGAGTTTGGTTGCAAGTGAAGAAGAGTGTGATCGTACAGAAGCCAGCgaatatgttaagtggttgatcTCATCGgggaaaatttataaaaaaatatatgaggAATTGGGGCAAATACTTGAGATACCGCTTCCATCTATTGAGAAATCACCGGTCCTTGAGTTAAAGACATTGCCTGACTATAATGctttggataaccaagacc ACGTTTGGTACATGGGTTCCCAAAAATAG
- the LOC133824790 gene encoding uncharacterized protein LOC133824790 has product MIQWTEKLRPCAEALYIVLFHNHSELLGPLVVSILQEAITPGLLLKDAAYAAAAYVYYELSNYMTFKDWFNGALSLDLSNDHPNMRIIHRKVAIILGQWVSEVIYLFDFSYFKNIMDSKELYKHIEVSSQYMSSGGRCKEFFSVAMFLASLLLISYSHLRYLTVFLVSKLGEINFFVFV; this is encoded by the exons ATGATTCAGTGGACGGAAAAATTGAGGCCTTGTGCTGAGGCTTTGTACATTGTTTTGTTTCATAACCATAGCGAG CTTTTAGGTCCTCTTGTGGTTTCTATCCTTCAAGAAGCAATCACTCCAGGGCTGCTTCTGAAAGATGCTGCTTATGCTGCTGCTGCATATGTTTATTATGAGCTTTCAAATTACATGACCTTTAAAGATTG GTTTAATGGTGCATTATCACTTGATCTCTCAAATGATCATCCAAATATGCGTATCATCCATCGGAAAGTCGCAATTATATTGGGACAATGGGTTTCTGAGGTgatatatttatttgatttttcttattttaaaaatattatggaTTCAAAGGAGCTGTACAAGCATATAGAAGTTTCTTCTCAATATATGTCAAGTGGTGGCAGATGCAAAGAATTTTTTTCAGTTGCAATGTTTCTTGCTTCATTGCTTCTAATTTCATACTCACATTTAAGATATTTAACTGTGTTTCTGGTCAGTAAACTAGgagaaattaatttttttgtttttgtataa